The region GAGATCTCTCCCAGCCCGCCACCTAAGATTAATTGGAGATGCTgagaactgaacctgggaccttttcgGTGCAAAGCAGGTGTTATCCCTGAGCTTTGACTGCCTTCCCTAATTGAGAATTACATGCAAATTCAAGGTTCTCCTCTCAATACGTATAGCACCCCCTCGTCCCTTCAGATCAGGGACCATGGGGGGGGTGCATGGGATTAACCGTACTcgggtccaggagccctgaaaatttcctgggatcttgcattttccgATTTCACATGGGTCCATGAGAAGAGGGTGCAGGGGTTACATCATCCCTGGGCCccgggtcaaaaagggggcaTGGGAGCCAAATGACAGGAGCTAGACGTTTCCTGGAATCTCAAAAACTGTTTATATATATTGTGCAGAGACTAGCGTTTCACATATTGTGTAGGCCTACATACTTTTATAtacagtaatttgtagaaattatgatccgaTGAGTGTATGAAATAATGATccaggggagaagggaagggcccccccccccaaaaaaaaaatcatgccccAAAAGGGGCTcataagaaactttgtaccccctgataaaattcctctcagaggcccctgCTTCAGCTCTCGGGGTGGGGGCAGGCTCCCTCCATCAAACAGGTACCATCACAACACACAATTTTTACACCAGGAATCCCTTGGCTCCGGAATTCCCTTCAACCTTGCCTCCTTAGAAGATTTTGCAAGATAGTTCTATTCTAGAAGGCTTTCCGTGATTTTAATTTAATCTTGGTCTTATCGTGAATGTTTTTTGTTCAAGTGTATTGTCATTATTGAATAGGAAGGTTGATTGTTGTATagtatttttaaatgttaaaagcTGCTTTGATTCTTTAGAGAAGAGGAGAAGATTCTTTTCCCCCTTATGATTCTTTCCTCTTCTTATGAGAAATTACGTCCACCACTATTACTAGAAAATAAAAGGGACAACCTTGTAAAGAAAGATACAGCTCACCTCAAATGCACTGATGCAAACTAAAAAAGAGAAACAATACATAACACGCACAAATGCCCTCCAAGATAGGAAACTACTGctcccattttgcagatgagGAAACTGAGGAGATGAGATGACCACAGTCACCTGGTGACTCCATGGCTGAGATGGGACTTGAGGCCTGATTTCTTGTGACTTCCAACAATCCTGCATAACACAGTGGCATTCTTATCACACACACCAACACtagttgccccccctccccacaagcaggCAATGGCCTGAAGATAATAATAGATTATCAAGCCCACCTCGCCTGGCAAATGTCAGGGAAAGCTTACAAGCTGGGAATGATGTAATAACCATGCCCTGTTTAGCTTCAGCACTCAGAGGTATAGTGATTTCATGATAGACTTCATTTAGCTTGTCAAGTGAACCAAGCAAGTGAACCAAGTTGCACAAGACAACCCTACAGACACTCCACTGAAGCAGCCAATCAAAACTGGGGCCAGGTAGGCCAATCGGTAAGTCCATATAGGGCAGTCAGTCAGACTTTATGAGaacagccctggtggatcaggccaagggagcacctagtccagcttcctgcgtccccacagtggcccaccatatgcctctgggagcacacaagagaacaagagacctgttgccattcccttgcatctggcattcagagagaggctcaCACCTTGTGTGATCAAACAGTCCCACAGGAGATGTTATTGAGCTGCCTCTCAGCAttactattcattcattcattcacattttcacactgcccttccaccaaggagttcagggtggtgtacatggttccttccctccttgtgttctcacaacaaccccatgaggtaaggtgaggttgagagatagtgactagcccaagatcaccctggaagcttcgtggccagcggggatttgaacctagatctactaggtcttaagtccaactcctgaaccaatATTCATACACCATTCAGGGAAGGCTCTTATTTTATTCCTACAATGTTTTATTCTTATAATAACCTTGTGAGCTAAGATCAGGCTGAGAGATGATGACTAATTCAAgggagttcagtgggtcttactcccaagcaCACATAGGGCTGCAGTCCCGCTTTTGCCCACTAACTATTGCCCATTGTGAAATAAGAGTGGGATATTTTAAATAatccctcctctcctcttctcAGAGTGCAGCATtcatcagtggtatcactagggaaTGCGGACCACACCAGGTTACAACTTCGAAGGTGGTGGTGACACCCtcctactggccaaaattgtgaaaatcttgctattttttaacaaataccatcatgttatatatcagtggttcccaaaaatggtgggtcatgacccaaaactgggccattcctccttaagtgtccggttttcaaccaaaaactgGATCCCCAGACAGAGTGATTTTCAGCATCGGGGAGGCCTGCGGAGGGGACTTtgggcctccaggaccctctccaaggccagCAGgatcccccaggtaagggggaaagcccctgGTTTCCCACAGTGCTGCGACTGCTGCACTGCCATTGGGACACACTCCCTGTCTCAGGCCCCACCCCCGCAAACATTCACCTGCGGTCCCAAAGTCCGCGTGGGACTTTGGGAACCCATTACATAtaatttgatgggtaatttaaagcaaaatacagtgaaacaaaccacattgaaatatctttattctatgaaatgttatagccaaataaccagaaaaggaaaacacaactgccttatgtaacaaaaagtggattttcttaactcaaaaccgaccaataAGACAGATTGTACTGAAAGCCAATAAgttgttgttatgacacagcagggaaccaatgaggcagtagttctcacacatttagcactgggacccactttttagaatgagaatctgtcaggatccaccggaagtgatgtcatgaccagaggtacaggaaaattttcaacaaacctaggctgcagtcctacccaggagtaagttccattgactatcattgttaaaagaatatatatagtagcttgttaaagtacaggtctgtaacatttccccaatatagtcacataccaaggtagcatcaagtctaatatattaaaaataaaatattgaaatgattggggacccacctgaaattggcttgtgacccatctagtgggtcccgacccacagtttgagaaacactgccataagctgttagtatgagtcagctcccatttccatgtatcagaggtGATActaaaactcttattcagttctgtgagtgtcatcaggttggtcactggtttttttgttggttattaaTTTGTTGGGTGAACTGTACCATTAtatattcagtaaataaataaaatttattaaccctagtgacaccactgcatttaggttgtgcatatgatactgtaattctgtatggtctggtacgggaggaggtccatcataggggtgacgcaatgagctcttgcactgggtgacataagCCCTAGTGATGCGTTCATTATAGTGCTTTGCAGTCTATGGCTCTTCTGGCTGCACAAGCCACTTGAGAAGCAATACCCACTTGGGCAGTATGCCCATTTTACAGACAGAAAATTGAGGCATCAGCAAGATATAGGCAAAAATGCCACCACCACAAAATGGAACCCTTCACTCTGGCACAGTCACTCGAATGCTGGATTTCAGGAGAGGAGTGAGAAACCTAAGTTCACATCCTTGCTCAGTGATAAAGCTGTTAAAACAGCACTCTAAGCTTCCTAGAGGAACGGCAGGATAccagtaaataaatgaataaaaaatgatGCTCAGATGGAGAGGGTGAGTAATGCAACATTCCCTCATTTTAGTCACTCTGACAACAAATGCCGCAGGCTTCTGCACACATCACCTTGGAGGTAGACTTGAGCCTGGGCTGACATCAGGTCTCTGTGCATCCTGCTCTCTGTCTTTATGGTAGAGCAGGCGTGATACAACTCCTTCCATCCCAAGGGCCCAGTCACAAGGTATGGGGACAGCAGGTCAGCTTTGCGTGTTCTGATCATATTTTCATGGGAACGAAGACCAGTGGGGACTGCCAGCTAGTAGACCCAATATCACAATATTGATATTAACAATACAATGCAATAATAATATAATCAGTAGCACTGTTCTCTTGCAAAATGGGCAGGCCAATCGTATACAGCTCCTTATGTAGCGATACAGTAGCACCAGCTTCaactgtatcccatgggagagttttgcctgttgaggcctcctcggggtaagggaacatttatttccccagtggccaccatgggtcaactaaGACTTGCACTAGCTCTACAGCTGGTGCGAGTCTGCATTGACTAATGGAagcagatcgggcctgggaagggggttaggattcagtagcGACTGCTGCCACTGAGCATGCCCCTTTCCCAAGCGTAATCCGCCCCGTCACcaccctgtccccacccctgtcaccaccccattctacccatcccctcctgccctggctgCGGCCTACTGAAAGCCAACATAGTTGGTGGGTCTTTGGCCATCTGTAGATGCACAGGAGGCCGCTTTGGCCTCCCCGTCTATGGCTGCTTTACAACTGCTTGTAAAGCAGTCTCCATCAGCACAATGCACATCCCACCAGTGGCCAACCCACTTCCAACTGGATTGTAAATgatataaaatttaaaatggAACAAGGAATATCAACCAACATTCCTGAAGCAAGAGAGTTCAAACCTGCCCAAAAGCCCTGGCCCCGAATCTGAGACCCAATGGGTTTGATTGTAGCTGCTCGGTCAGTGTCACTCAGATCTCTTTACGTGTTCTTCTGGCTGACACTGAACATGTTGTGCTCACGTTAATCCTTGTTCCAGAGAGCCTCCAACAACTGTAGGTATAATGACCCTGGTTTTGTTTTCAGAAAAGATGCCCCTGAACCCGGAAATGCTGATGCTGCTATTCTCTTAACTCAGGCAGTACTTGATTACACACAGAAAGCCATTATTTTCTCTGCTTCGTGGTTTTCCACCATTCACTAGGGCTGTCAACCAATTAAAGGTCTTTCAGTCAATTAACTGCCTGGCCTTTTACTGATTAATTGAACAAATGTTAGCAGGCCTGTGGCAAGAGCTCCATGGCGTGCCTCTCTGAAATGCCTAAATGAAAGTGGCCGTTGCTCTTAAGCGTGACAGTTTAACAAATAAAAGCCACCGCTCGCTGTTGgaaaggaatttttttccccatggaatgTGGAGGAAAGGGTGTTCTGTTTCAATCGCACATCAGAGTTAAAACAGCCTCAAAAGATAAGCAAATTGAAGAGGTACCAGTACGATGGGAGATCCAAGTTAAAAAATGGGTTCATATTGATTTAAAGCTAAGCATCTTCAGGTTGTTCCTCAGTCTTAGTGCTTGAAGGAAGAGCACTGTGGTTTCAACCTGAAAGGTAGCAGCACAATAGCTGCTGCCTTTGAAAGGAAGCACAGTCTCCTACCTTTTCACACTGCCTGCCCAACACCCCCCACTCCTGAATCTCTGTCATCCTTAGGTGGTTAGAGATCTTCACTTTCTTAAATGGctcttctctttcttccttgttGCCCTTTACGGCTGGAACAGATAGGCGATATTACCTTTCTCCAAAGTATGTTCATTTAGCTCAGTCTCCTCTCTGCAGACTGCCAGCATTTCTCAAGAGTTTTAACCTGGGTCTTTCACAGCCTGACCtggggatgccagggattgacctCTACATGCCAAGTAAGCACTCTGACAGTTAGTCCAACCCTAACTAGTGCTGGCCCAGACAGGCAGcatggcctgagctgtatccagcactagttGGGAGCCATCCGGAGgtttcctcaggataaggggatatttccccccttactccaagtaatgccccagccagctctatggggctgccttggatctctgccagctatatagctgtcagaagtccaagcagccctgtgtaaggctTCCTGGTtaaggaaggaggataggatatggcaaagGAGGCCCCCTACCTGGGCATGATCCACCATTTtgtcccccctgcccagaaatgccccctccccacttccaaaactccctcctgccaccttctcccagcccctgccccaCTCAGCACAAAACATACCTCAATTTGTGTCACTCAAGGCCAGCGGAACGCCACCCTCAACAGCAGAAgtgtttggattgtgctctgagctgcagctgatcttttccctctcccctttcttaCAAAGTAAGTGTTCCAACACTGAGCTATGGGTTTGATATTTTccctcttccctcttttctttggTTCCTATCCTCATCCAAAAGAGAGCTGTTAAGTGGTCTCCCACCCAAGCAGTGACCACAACCAGACCTGCTGAGTTTCAACATATGCTGCCATTATAGTATTCTCACATTCTGCCAACAAGCAAAAGCCCACCTTCAGCAATCAATCATGGTGAGACAGACAATCTGGAGAGTCCCCTCCCAATTTCGAAGCACGCGACAAGACTGTGCTTCAACTCTGTGGTCATGATTTCTTATTGATCCACACAGGTGATCTGTGGACAAGATGAgccaacagaggaagaggaggaagaaagtaGCAAGCCATCCAAAGAGCAACAACAGAGATCCCAGGTACAAAAGAAAAAAGGCCAAAATGCCCTGAAGTCCTTGGTCGCCCCATCTCACTTCCAGAACACGTCTCTGCTGGAGTTGGTCTCCACCAATTCGCAAGAATTTTGGGATGTCTTGGAGAGCTTATCCAAGCAGGAACAAGGTGTGCAGCCCCGCAACCGCAGAGACTCTGTCGCCAACCCTGGTCGATTTAAGAAGATATTTGGCTGGGGGGATTTCTATTCCAACATCAAAACCGTCAAGCTGAATCTATTGATCACCGGGAAAGTAGTGGACCACGGGAACGGCACCGTCAATGTCTTCTTTCGGCACAATTCCACAGGGCATGGGAACATCTCTGTTAGCCTGGTGCCACCcaacaaggcagtggagtttgaCCTCGAGCAGCAAATCTTCATTGAGGCAAAAGAATCGAAGATCTTCAATTGCCGGGTGGAGTATGAGAAAGTGGACAAAGCCAAGAAAACTACCCTCTGCACCTATGACCCTTCCAAAACCTGTTTCCTCAACCACACACAGAGCCAGGTCTCCTGGGTCTGCTCCAAACCATTCAAGGTCATCTGTATCTATATCACCTTCTACAGCCTCGACTACAGGCTCGTCCAGAAAGTATGTCCCGACTACAACTACCACAGCAATGTTCCTTATTACCCATCTGGGTGACAAAGTACCTCTTTAATCTCAGAAGCCACCCAAGTCCCAAGAACAACTTGATTTGGGGTATCGGCAAGAAACTATACAAGATGGGGCTGCAGGCAGAGCGAGCGATGTCTCTCTGATGCCAGACAAACCCACAAAAGCCTGGCCTCACTGAAAGACAAGAGGTTTGAGAGAGTTTGAGCACAAGCAAGAGAGAACAAGAGTCACCATCCTTGCAACACATCGGTCCGCAACTTTTCCTCTTCTTGCACTTGTCAGCGCTCAGGGCCAGCCAAGGCATTTCAGCACCCAAGATAGAAAATCCAAACTGAAACGCTTCCCAGCTCCATCTCTGCtaattgacacacacacacacaatctgcaAACAAGTTCCCTGTGCAAGCCTCTAAGCCAGTGATCTTTTGTGTCATgacccccaataaataaataaatgagtctGAGGATCGATTGCTCATGA is a window of Tiliqua scincoides isolate rTilSci1 chromosome 5, rTilSci1.hap2, whole genome shotgun sequence DNA encoding:
- the NXPH3 gene encoding neurexophilin-3 produces the protein MQLTRCCFIFLIQGSIYLLVICGQDEPTEEEEEESSKPSKEQQQRSQVQKKKGQNALKSLVAPSHFQNTSLLELVSTNSQEFWDVLESLSKQEQGVQPRNRRDSVANPGRFKKIFGWGDFYSNIKTVKLNLLITGKVVDHGNGTVNVFFRHNSTGHGNISVSLVPPNKAVEFDLEQQIFIEAKESKIFNCRVEYEKVDKAKKTTLCTYDPSKTCFLNHTQSQVSWVCSKPFKVICIYITFYSLDYRLVQKVCPDYNYHSNVPYYPSG